The proteins below are encoded in one region of Rickettsiales bacterium Ac37b:
- a CDS encoding conjugal transfer pilus assembly protein TraB, giving the protein MDKDYLKALPFKILDKIKSSFKNLFVADNSIEPKETRRKQVRVGLLIGVIFIAVCVFIVETGNKGEKKSLVKNVKEKEVNNSGISNLAKGISHEAHWSEVQGKEVEELKNKQIESELLLKEFKEKMLIDKVSREEIADAMLKMKAELEESYNRRLEEELGKKTVANQLPVIERRIESKKSGIKKRVRKIGDYIPANSYVQAKMISGVDAGVGITAESDPRQALLRITGEAISAGLGQEYLKTKRLIGCLLSVKAVGDISSEKAYLDGVILTCAVDKNTAIEVPVKAYITSRGKSGVRGEIVSREGDMVLKSFLSGITSGFGSSIAQMSQPQVAITGGGLVTTGKQQTRNIVGSGLGSGANSAGDTLSQYFIKRAEQYQPVISVNEGTEVYVVFQEGFSLKLEDQDDKTS; this is encoded by the coding sequence ATGGATAAAGATTATTTAAAAGCTTTACCTTTTAAGATCCTAGATAAAATAAAAAGCAGTTTTAAGAATCTGTTTGTAGCAGATAATTCCATTGAGCCTAAGGAAACCAGAAGAAAGCAAGTTCGAGTAGGATTATTGATAGGAGTAATTTTTATAGCAGTATGTGTATTTATTGTAGAAACAGGTAATAAAGGTGAAAAAAAGTCATTAGTTAAAAATGTAAAAGAAAAGGAAGTAAATAATTCAGGAATAAGTAACTTAGCTAAGGGTATATCGCATGAAGCTCATTGGTCAGAAGTACAGGGAAAAGAGGTAGAGGAATTAAAGAATAAGCAAATAGAGTCGGAATTACTACTTAAAGAATTTAAGGAGAAGATGCTCATTGATAAAGTAAGTAGAGAAGAGATTGCGGATGCAATGTTAAAAATGAAAGCTGAACTTGAAGAATCATATAACAGACGTCTTGAAGAGGAGCTTGGTAAAAAAACGGTGGCAAATCAGTTACCTGTTATAGAGAGGCGTATAGAAAGTAAGAAGTCAGGTATAAAGAAGCGTGTTCGTAAAATAGGAGATTATATTCCAGCTAATAGTTATGTGCAGGCTAAGATGATATCGGGAGTTGATGCTGGAGTTGGAATAACTGCGGAGTCTGATCCTAGGCAGGCGTTACTTAGAATAACTGGAGAAGCAATATCTGCAGGGCTTGGTCAAGAATATCTAAAAACTAAGAGGTTAATTGGCTGCTTATTATCAGTGAAAGCAGTTGGAGATATATCGAGTGAGAAGGCCTATTTAGATGGGGTAATCTTAACATGCGCAGTTGATAAAAATACTGCAATAGAGGTTCCAGTAAAAGCATATATAACATCAAGAGGTAAATCTGGCGTACGAGGAGAGATAGTATCTAGGGAGGGAGATATGGTACTTAAGAGCTTTTTATCAGGTATTACCTCAGGCTTTGGAAGTAGCATAGCACAGATGAGTCAGCCTCAGGTGGCAATAACAGGGGGTGGGTTAGTTACTACAGGAAAGCAGCAAACAAGAAATATAGTTGGCAGTGGTCTAGGGTCTGGAGCAAATTCAGCTGGTGATACCTTATCACAATATTTCATCAAGCGAGCTGAGCAGTATCAGCCAGTAATATCAGTAAATGAGGGTACAGAAGTATATGTAGTATTTCAAGAGGGGTTTAGTTTAAAGTTAGAGGATCAAGATGATAAGACTAGCTAG